DNA from Chroicocephalus ridibundus unplaced genomic scaffold, bChrRid1.1 SCAFFOLD_688, whole genome shotgun sequence:
GGGTGTCACGGGGTGTGTcacccgttccccccccccccatggccaccccactcCGCGACTGTCCCCGGCgatgtcacacccccccccccagcccctgtccctccGCTCCACCCGCCCTTTATacgcgccccccagcccccgggggagggggggggtgtgtttccGAGCGCccttaatcccccccccccacacctaaGCGGCTTGTGCTCATCCTCCTGCCCCCACGTCGCGGGGGGGGGCAagcgggggggggcagaaaaaggggtgcaaagtggggggggggggggtaaaattTGGGCTCGTCCGGGATTTGAACCCGGGACCTCTCGCACCCTAAGCGAGAATCATACCCCTAGACCAACGAGCCGCGGCTCGAACGGGCCCCCCCCGCGGGCACCCgtgggtgaggggtgggggggcgggtgtcaggggcacggcggggggggggggcacccccacaccccaccccacccccccctcaaaATGCACCCCCAGGAGTGCAacacaccctccccccacccccggtgcaCCCCACAACCAgggcaacacccccccccccccccaaaagtggacacccccccccccacaatgcaccccccccccccccaccgcaccCTCCAACCACGCACCCCCCCAAAagaggacacccccccccccaccgtggaCCCCCCCGGTGCACCCCACAACCaggcacaccccccccctcccaatGCTAACGCCCCCCCCCCAatggacccccccccacccccgtgcaCCCCCCCGAGACGGCACAACGCCCCCCCCCACAATGGACCCCCCCTTATGCACCCCCCAccatgccccccacccccccgagtggacacccccccccaatgcaccccccccccagtgcaCCCCACAacaatgccccccccccccagccatgccccccccccccgaactgCCCCCccaacaacaccccccccccccgaggtgcccccccagcgcccccccagcactgcccccccacccccccccacctcgggcagcccaggacccccccatcccatgggggggcccccccagggcaggacccccgtgtgccccccccccccggtgcagAGCGGGGGACAATAAATGGTGGGTgacactgggagggggggggggggggcgctggggggggcaccccggggtgcttttgaggggggggggacgacggacgACACAGGACACCTCACCTGGGGACCCCaaccagccgccccccccccatggggatgcgggggggtgggggggggacacaactcACTGGGggaccccaaaccccccctggggaccccaccccccccccccccggtggggctgaggggacaccccagggtgcttttgggggggggtggcacCTCATTGGGagaccccaacacccccccccccgtacggcttggggggggggggcaccccagggtgcttttggtggggggggggggacacagacacctCTCACTGGGGGCCCCCAAattccccatggggctgggggggggcaccctagGGTgcttttgagggggggggggggcacctcaTTGGGAGaccccaacaacccccccccccccccgtacggctggtgggggggggggggcaccccagggtgctttattggggggggggggggacacggcacacACACATCACCCTGGGGGGGGACCCCAAAttccccgggggggggctgtggtgggtgggtggggggacacacacacactggggggGCACCTCTCACTGGGGGGGaccccattcccccccccaccccccgggtgcaacttggggggggggggggacaccccaggtGGCtcatggggggggggaggggggacacgggccACGACACCCCAcggggggacccccccaccccctcgtCCGCCCGGGGACACCCCAACCGGGTGCCACCCCCCCTAAACCGGatcgggaggggggggggggggggttgtcttgaccccccccccccccacaaatcCCCCCAGAGCCCCACAATCGGCTCGTCCCGGCTTAGGGAGGGCGATTAGGGGCTGAGCCCGGCTTAGCCCCCCCCCTAATCCCCAAGTTTGCCGGGGGATGAAGccctgatcccccccccccacccccccccccccaacccccatccccccccaccccccccccaaaaaaaaaaaaaaaaaaaaaaaaaaaaagcccttaagcGGCTTTGGGGCAGGGTATATcagagggggagggcagggggaaccCCCCCAAgggacgccccccccccgcccgcccccccttcctcctcctcctcctcctcctcctcgccaccATGTCGGGGGACGAGGAGTTCTACCTCTTCGAGAACGAGTCGGCGGTGGGGCCCTGGGATGGCCCCCAGTACCACATCGCCCCCATGTGGGCCTTCTACCTGCAGACCATCTTCATGGGGGTGGTCTTCCTGGTGGGGACCCCCCTCAACGCCATCGTCCTGGTGGTCACCGTCAAGTACAAGAAGCTGCGGCAGCCCCTCAACTACATCCTGGTCAACATCTCCTTCGGCGGCTTCATCATCTGCGTCCTCTGCATCTCCATCGTCTTCATCTCCAGCTCCCAGGGTTACTTCATCTTCGGCAAGCACATGTGTGCCTTGGAGGGCTTCCTGGGGGCCACCGTAGGTAGGTGGGGGGTGAGCACCGTGCTCCTGCTGGGGGTAGGGGTGACCACCACggtctgctggggctggaggagtcGGGGTGACCACCGTGGTCTGGTGGGGTTGTAGGTGGAGTGACCATCATGgtctggtggggctgtaggagtcaGGGTGACCACCATGgtctggtggggctgtaggagttggCGTGACCACCATGGTCTGGTAGGGTTGAGGGGAGGGTTGGCCACCATGgtttggtggggctgtaggagtcaGGGTGACCACCATGgtctggtggggctgtaggagtcgGGGTGACCACCGTGGTCTGGTGGGGTTGTAGGTGGAGTGACCACCACGgtttggtggggctgtaggagttggggtgaccaccatggtctggtggggctggaggtggagtGACCATCATGgtttggtggggctgtaggagttggggtGACCACCACCGTCTGGTGGGGTTGTGGGGAGGGTTGACCACCACAgtttggtggggctgtaggagttggggtGACCACCATGGTCgggtggggctgtaggagttggggtGACCACCACGGTCTGGTGGAGTTGCGGGGAGGGTTGGCCACCACAGtttggtggggctggaggtggagtGACCATCATGgtttggtggggctgtaggagttggggtgaccaccacggtctggtggggctgtaggagttggggtGACCACCACGGTCTGGTGGGGTTGCGGGGAGGGTTGGCGACCATGgtttggtggggctgtaggagttggggtgaccaccatggtctggtggggctggaggtggagtGACCATCATGGtttggtggggctggaggagttGGGGTGACCACCATAGAccggtggggctgtaggagtcaGGGTGACCACCATGgtctggtggggctgtaggagcTGGGGTGACCACCACAGACCGGGGGGGTTGCAGGTAGGGTTGGCCACCACAGcttggtggggctgtaggagttggggtGACCACCACGGAccggtggggctgtaggagttgaGGTGACCACCACGGTCTGGTGGGGTTGCAGGTAGGGTTGGCCACCACAgtttggtggggctgtaggagttggggtGACCACCACGGAccggtggggctgtaggagttggggtgaccaccatggtctggtggggctgtaggagttgaGGTGACCACCGCGGACCAGTGGGGTTGCAGGTAGGGTTGGCCACCACAGTTTGACggggctgtaggagttggggtGACCACCACGGTCTGGTGGGGTTGTAGGTGGAGTGACCACCACGgtttggtggggctgtaggagttggggtgaccaccatggtctggtggggctgtaggagttggggtGACCACCGTGGTCTGGTGGGGTTGTAGGAGGAGTGACCACCACAgtttggtggggctgtaggagttggggtgaccaccacggtctggtggggctggaggtggagtGACCACCACGGTCTGGTGGGGCTGTGGGAGCCGTGGTGACCACCATGgtctggtggggctgtaggagtcaGGGTGACCACTGTGgtctggtggggctgtaggagttggggtgaccaccatggtctggtggggctggaggtggagtGACCACCACGGTCTGGTGGGGCTGTGGGAGCCGTGGTGACCACCGTGGCCTGgtggggccgtggggctggtgggCGGTGGGTTGAGGTCCCCGtggcctgtgtccccccccgcccagggctgGTGACGGGGTGGTCCTTGGCCTTCCTGGCTTTCGAGCGCTACATCGTCATCTGCAAACCCTTCGGCAACTTCCGCTTCAGCTCCAAACACGCCATCATGGTGGTGGCGGCCACCTGGGTCATCGGCCTGGGCGTCGCCCTCCCCCCCTTCTTCGGCTGGAGCaggtggggggcgcggggggggggccgggagggggctgagccacccagcggcggggggggggacggggacggacaCCGGGGGGACGCCAcgggggtgccgtggggcgcgGAGCAGGCTGGcgtgggggggacactggggtgacacggggggtggcatgggggggtgccgtggggcgcgGAGCAGGCCGGCGGTGCCGTGGGGTGCGGAGCAGGCTGGcgtgggggggacactggggtgacacggggggtggcatgggggggtgccgtggggcgcgGAGCAGGCCGGCGGTgccgtggggtgccgtggggtgacACACGGGTGCCatgggggtgccgtgggggtgacacaggggtggcaccagggtgacacaggggtgccgtggggcacgGAGCAGGCCGGCGGTgccgtggggtgccgtggggtgacACACAGGTGCCatgggggtgccgtggggtgccgtgggggtgacacaggggtggcaccagggtgacacaggggtgccgtggggtgcgGAGAAGGCCGGCGGTgccgtggggtgccgtgggggtgacacaggggtgccatggggtgccatggggtgccatgggggtgacacaggggtggcagcagggtgacatggggggtgccatggggtgcggAGCAGGCCGGCGGTgccgtggggtgccgtggggtgacACACGGGTGCCataggggtgccgtggggtggcatggggtggcagcagggtgacatgggggtgccatggggtgcggAGAAGGCTGGCGGTGCCatggggtgccgtgggggtgaCACACAGGTGCcatgggggtgccatggggtgacacaggggtgacacagggacaccacaggggtgccatggggcgcAGAGCAGGCCGGCGGTgccatggggtgctgtgggggtgacacaggggtggcACCGGGGTGACACAGTGGTGCCATGGGGCGCGGAGCAGGCCGGCGGTGCCatggggtgccgtgggggtgaCACACGGGTGCCATAGGGGTGCCATGGGGGTGCCATAGGGTGCCCCAAGCTGCCATAGGGTGACACgggtgccatagggtgccatgggggtgccatggggtgctacaggggtgccatggggtgggatgggggtgccatggggtgggattgGGGTGCCACGGGGTGCGGTGGGGGATGCCATagggtgccatagggtgccatggggtgggatgggggtgccatggggtgccatggggtgccataggatgccatggggtgggatgggggtgccatggggtgccatagggtgccatggggtgccatggggtgggatgggggtgccatggggtgccatagggtgccatggggtgccatggggtgggatgggggtgccatagggtgccatagggtgccatggggtgggatgggggtgccatggggtgccatggggtgccataggatgccatggggtgccatggggtgggacgggggtgccatggggtgccataggatgccatggggtgccatggggtgccatggggtgggattggggtgccatggggtgccataggatgccatggggtgccatggggtgggatgggggtgccatggggtgccatagggtgccatggggtgggactggggtgccatagggtgccatgggatgccatggggtgccatggggtgggattgGGATGCCAtggaggtgccatggggtgccatggggtgccatggggtgggattgGGGCGCCACGGGGTGCGGTGGGGGATGCCATAGGGTGCCATAGGATGCcatagggtgccatggggtgggatgggggtgccatggggtgccatggggtgggattgGGGTGACATGGGGTGCCATAGGATGCCGTAGGGTGCCatgggtgggatgggggtgccatggggtgccatgaggtgggatgggggtgccatAGGGCGCCATGGGGTGCCagagggtgccatggggtgccatagggtgccataGGATGCCAtggaggtgccatggggtgggattgGGGTGCCACGGGGTGCGGTGGGGATGCCAAAGGATGCcatagggtgccatggggtgggatgggggtgccatggggtgccatggggtgggatgggggtgtcaTGGGGTGCCATAggatgccatggggtgccatggggtgggatgggggtgccgtggggcgccatggggcggcggggggtgtgGTGGGGTGCGGGGCGTGAGCCGGGCGGTGAGCGCGCCTGCCCCACAGGTACGTGCCCGAGGGGCTGCAGTGCTCCTGCGGCCCCGACTGGTACACGGTGGGCACCAAGTACAACAGCGAGTCCTACACCTGGTTCCTCTTCATCTTCTGCTTCGTCGTGCCCCTCTCCCTCATCATCTTCTCCTACTCCCAGCTGCTCAGCGCCCTGCGGGCCGTGAGTCCCACCCGCGCCCACCGCCCCACGGCCGGcacggggagggagaggggcggCAGGGGGGGGACGGGCAaggggggagggatgggatgggatgggatgggatggggagagggagggaaggggagatggagggatggagggatggagggaagggacggagggatggagggatggagggaagcagagatggagggatggagggatggagggatggatggagggatggagggaagggatggagggacggagggacggagggatggagggatggagggatggatggatggagggatggatggatggagggacggagggatggagggatggagggatggatggatggagggacggagggatggagggatggagggatggatggatggatggatggagggatggagggacggagggacggagggatggagggatggagggatggatggatggagggacggagggatggagggatggagggatggagggatggagggatggatggagggatggagggatggagggatggagggaagcagagatggagggatggagggatggagggatggagagaaggggagatggagggatggagggatggagggatggagggatggagagaagggacggagggacggagggacagagggatggagggatggagggatggagagttggagggagggaaggagagagggagagatggagggatgcagggatggagggagggagggatagaGGGATGGAAGGGTggctgaagggatggagggaaggagagatggagggacggagggatggagggagacatggagagatggagggtggggagatggagggatggaaggatggagggatggagggatggagggagagactggagggaaggagagatggagggacGGAGTGATGGAGGGATTGAGGGATGGAGGGattgagggatggagggacagagggatggagggattgagggatggagggagagattGAAGGGAAGGAGacatggagagatggagggagggagggaggaatagagggatggagggatggagagatacAGGGATgaagggagagatggagggagagaCGGAGGGATGAAGagatgggaaggagggaaggagggatggaaagatggagggatggaggaaaggagggagagatggagggatggagggatggagggatggagggaaggagagatggagggatggaaggatggagggatggagagatggagggatggaaggatggagggatggagggatggagggaaggagagatggagggatggaaggatggagggatggatggatggagggaaggagggaaggagagatggagggatggaaggatggagagatggagggatggagggatggagggaaggagagatggagggaaggaagattggatggagggaaggagggaaggagagatggagggatggagggatggaaggatggagggctggagggctggggggtgggaagggccgctggggcagaaggagggaggcgggagggggggaggccTGGCCGGGGGCCGGGGACCAGCCTGACCCCCGTCTCTGGGCGCAGGTGGCCGCGCAGCAGCAGGAGTCGGCCACGACGCAGAAGGCGGAGCGGGAGGTGTCCCgcatggtggtggtgatggtgggctCCTTCTGCCTCTGCTACGTGCCCTACGCGGCCCTGGCCATGTACATAGTGAACAACCGGGACCACGACCTGGACCTGCGCCTGGTCACCATCCCTGCCTTCTTCTCCAAGAGCGCCTGCATCTACAACCCCATCATCTACTGCTTCATGAACAAACAGGTGCCCCCGGCGACACCAGGGACACCCGGGGGATGGGGACATCACCCCAGGGGACACCCGGGGGATAGGGACCTCCAGGGACAGCCGGGGGTTGGGGACATCCTGGGGTAGCTGGGCAATGGGAACATCCAGGGACACCTGGGCggtggggacacccagggacaccCAGGCGATGAGGACATCCAGGGACACTTGGGTGGTGGGGACATCCTGGGGACACCCAGCGATGGGGACATCCAGGGACACCCAGGTGATGTGGACAtcctggggacacctgggcaatggggacacctggggacagccagccgatggggacacgcagggacagcTGGGCAACGGGGACATCCCAGGGACACCCGGGCAATGGGGACATCCCAGGAACATCTGGGCAacggggacacctggggacacgtGGGTGATGGAGACATTCAGGGACACCTGGGTGATGGGGACAtcctggggacacctgggcaACGGGGACAACCAGGGACACCCGGCGATGGGGACATCCAGGGACACCTGGGCaacggggacaccccggggacacccaAGTGATGGGGACATCCAGGGAAATCTGGGTGATGGGGACATCCAGGGACACCCAGACAATGGGGACATCCAAGGGCGCCCAAGGACTTCATAGGACCAGGGATGCGCAGGGACACTTGGGGACCAGGGTCATCCAGGGGATGACCATGGACCAGGGGCTGGGCACCAAGGATGCCAAGGGACTGGGGACACGCAGAGAACACGGACACCTGGGGACGAGGACACCAAGGAGCACCCAGACAccagggacacccaggggtgcTCAAGGACGTCCAAGGATGTCCAGGGGAACCTGGgcactggggacatcccaggaCATCCAGGCACTGGGGGCAACCAGGGACATCCAGGCAACGGGCACAtcctggggacacctgggcaATGGGGACAACCAGGCAATGGGGACATCCCAAGGTACCCAAGGACATCTGGGGACCGGGGACACCTGGGCAAGGGGGACATCCCGGAGACACCAGGGTACCCGAGGACATCTGGAGACCAGGGTCATCCAGGGACAGCCGGGCaatggggacacccagggacacctgggcaatggggacaccccagggtgcCCAAGGACACCCGTGGATCGGGCACAGGTGGGGGACCAGGGTCAtccaggggtgcccagggactGGGGGTGACCATGGtctggggacgctggggacaccAAGGGTGTCGATGGACTGGGGACATCCAGAGACGAGGGACACCTGGGGACGAGGACACCCGGAGGCTGAGGACAAGGAGCACCCAGACACCAGGGCCACCCAGGGGTGCTCAAGGACATCTGGGAAccggggacacctggggacacttggggacagggGTCATCCAGGGATGTGCAGGGACCAGGGATGACCACGGAGTGGGGACCAGGGAcacctggggatgggggacaacGGGGTACAAGGGGCGTGAAGGGACAACGAGGGAGTGGGATGCCCGGAGACACCTgaggacacttggggacacctggggacacctgatCATGCCCAGGGACCATTGAAGACCATGGAATGGGGACCAGGGACACCTGGGGATGAGGGACAACGGCTTATGAGGGACACGCAGGGACACCCAGGGAGTGGGATgccttggggacacttggggacacct
Protein-coding regions in this window:
- the LOC134509410 gene encoding ultraviolet-sensitive opsin, producing MSGDEEFYLFENESAVGPWDGPQYHIAPMWAFYLQTIFMGVVFLVGTPLNAIVLVVTVKYKKLRQPLNYILVNISFGGFIICVLCISIVFISSSQGYFIFGKHMCALEGFLGATVGLVTGWSLAFLAFERYIVICKPFGNFRFSSKHAIMVVAATWVIGLGVALPPFFGWSRYVPEGLQCSCGPDWYTVGTKYNSESYTWFLFIFCFVVPLSLIIFSYSQLLSALRAVAAQQQESATTQKAEREVSRMVVVMVGSFCLCYVPYAALAMYIVNNRDHDLDLRLVTIPAFFSKSACIYNPIIYCFMNKQFRACIMETVCGKPMTDDSDISSSAQRTEVSSVSSSQVSPS